The sequence below is a genomic window from Pleurocapsa sp. PCC 7327.
GGTAATGACTAGCGTTTTTTTGAGTAAAGGTCTCAAGAGTCGGAAGCGAAGCTGAGGCAGATATAGAGAAGGTTGGCGCGATCGCACTTCGGGATATAGCAGGCATAATAAACCGATTTGTAAGGCTAAACTGAAAATAGCAATGGGAGCTAAGGCAAGGGAAAATTCTAGGTAGCCAATCGGAGCAAAAGAACCAATGAGAATATTTTGAGGGTTGCCGCTCAAAGTCGCAACCGAGCCAGAATTAGTTGCTCCGGCGAGTGCGAGTAAATAAGGGATAGGATTGAATTATAGCGCTTGCGCAAGCTTCAAAATTAGGGGAGTCAATAGAAGAGCGATCGTATCGTTGAGAAAAAATGCCGACAGCACTCCAGTTCCAAAGGTCAAAACGCAAAGTAAGCCAAAAGGACTCGATGTCAGACGAATCAAAGAAAGCAGGGTTAATTGAAAGAAGCCAGCATAGGAAAGGTTGGCATTGACTACCATCATGCTGAGAAGGAAAACGATAGTATTGGAGTCGATCGCTTCCCACGCTTGCGGTAGCGAAATAACGCCCAGAGCAACTAGAAAAGCTGCCCCAACTAGAGCAATAGTAGCTCGATTCATCCGCAGTCCCGGCAGTCGTCCCAACGCCAAACCCAGGTAGGCGAAAGCCAAGACGGCGTCTTTCGCGATTTGCCAAATAATTTCCAAATTGCGATCGCCTTACTAGCTAATTCCTAAAATCCTTCTGTCGATCATAAAAAAATCAATTTTACTGACAATTATTGAGCAGCTAATCCCTTTAAGCTTAAAATGCGTTATTTTTTCTTCCGGAAAAATACTGTGAATTTGTCTTGTTTTCTCAACTCTCACTCGGAAATTTATCTATCTATAGAGAAAACGAAAAGAATATGACTGACAGACGCTTTAAACTAAAATAGTAAAAACAGAGATTTACTGAATAATCTCGCCAAAAGCTCGGCTTAATAAGCCAAGCTCGGCAATTAACTCATCGTGGCTTAATGGGATTGATTATTGCTAGGATAATCGAGGCAATCAGACAGGCAAAAAACATTGTCAGGAGGCGATGCTCCTGTCAAACAGTTCGTCGCAGAACCTAAAATAAAGCCTTACTTAGCAGAAGAATTTAGAATTGTGGATTTTAGATTAAATTTTCGGAGATTGTGACCGTTTCCTTCTAAAAATTAATTTATACGAAGTTTATCTTTCCTTTTGAGAGGTCAGTCCAACCTCTAATTAAAAATTTATTAAAGGCGTAAACAATTGGCGTTTAGGGAACTTTCATGTCCAACTTAATCGAGACGATACTCAACTCAGATGAAAAAATTGAATTATGGCAGTTTCTGGAGGAATTACGAAAGTCAGAAAAGCGATATTTATTGCGTAATGACATTCAAAATGCCTTTGAAAACTACTGTAAACTCCATGAAAAATCGGATGGCTTTTATCATACCTCTCTGGTGAGTAAATTAGTTTATTATACTCAGGAAATTATTTTAGAAGAAGAAAGTCTTTGTTTAGTCTATCGACCGAAAATTGCCAGACATGAATTTTACCGAATCTATGACGGCTTGACCATCGAACCCCTAACGATTCAGCAATTATTAGACATACGCGATCGCTTTGTCAATCATTATCATCCCGAAGAAGGAGACGTATTTGAAATCGATTTCGGACCTTTCTACGATTATTCTCCCATCGTTCGCGATCCGAAAAATATTGGCAGAGGCGTACAGTTTCTCAACCGCTTTCTCTCCAGCCAACTCTTTCAAAATCCCCAGCAAGGATTAGACGCACTATTTCGCTTTCTCAGCCTCCATAGCTATAACGGTCATACCTTATTAATTAACGGACGAATTAAAAACTCACAACAACTCTCCGAACAAGTCAAAGATGCCATATCATTTGTCAGCGAACTGCCAGAAAATCAACCCTATGAGGAATTTCGCTTTGAATTACAGTCGATGGGATTTGAACCAGGATGGGGAAATACGGCAGGTCGCGTCAAGGAAACTTTAGAAATTCTCGATCGACTGATAGATTTACCCGACCCCGAAGTCATGGAAGCTTTCCTCTCCCGCATCCCCATGATCTTCCGCATTGTTTTAGTCTCCGTTCACGGTTGGTTCGGACAGGAGGGGGTTTTAGGTCGTCCCGATACGGGGGGTCAGGTCGTCTACGTTTTAGACCAAGCGAGAAGTTTAGAACAACGGCTTCAAGAAGATATTACGCTTGCTGGGTTGGATAGTTTAGAAGTTCAGCCACAAGTCATGATTCTCAGCCGTTTAATTCCTAATAGCGACGGAACGCGGTGTAACGAACGTCTGGAGAAAGTTCACGGCACTGAGAATGCTTGGATTTTGCGCGTACCTTTTCGAGATTTTAATCCTAATGTCACGCAAAACTGGATCTCTCGCTTTGAAATTTGGCCCTATTTAGAAACGTTTGCTATTGATGCGCAAAAAGAACTTTATGCCGAACTTAGAGGCAAACCCGATCTCATTATCGGCAACTATTCCGATGGCAATTTAGTTGCCTTTCTACTAGCACGTCGCTTAAATGTTACCCAATTTAATGTCGCTCATGCTCTAGAAAAATCTAAATACTTGTTCAGCAACCTGTACTGGCAAGATTTGGAAAATACCTATCATTTTTCTCTCCAGTTTACTGCCGATCTCATTGCTATGAATGCTGCTAATTGCATTATCAGCAGTACCTATCAAGAGATAGTCGGCAGACCGGATAGCGTAGGACAATACGAATCCTATGAAACTTTTACCATGCCAGACCTGTTTCATGTAGTCAAAGGAATCGAACTTTTTTCGCCTAAGTTTAATGTGGTTCCGCCAGGGGTGAATGAAAACGTTTATTTTCCCTATACTCGTACTGAAGATCGAGTTCCAAGCAAGAGCGAACAATTAGAAGATTTACTTTTTACGCGCGAAGAGCCCACTCAGGTTTTTGGTAAATTAGACGATCCAAATAAGCGTCCTATTTTCTCGATGGCACGTCTCGATCGCATCAAAAATTTGACGGGATTAGCAGAAGCTTTCGGTCTTTCTGAAGAATTACAAGAGCATTGTAATTTAATTTTAGTGGCGGGAAAATTATCAGTTTCTGAATCGACAGATAGCGAAGAACGAGAAGAAATTGAAAAGCTTTATCGCCTTATCGACCAGTATAATTTGTATGGAAAAATTCGTTGGTTGGGCGTTCGCTTGCCAAAAAGTGATTCAGGAGAAATTTATCGAGTTATCGCTGACCGCCAAGGAATTTTCGTCCAACCTGCCCTATTTGAAGCATTCGGTTTGACGATTTTAGAAGCAATGATTTCTGGATTGCCAACCTTTGCCACTCAATTTGGAGGTCCTTTGGAGATCATTCAAGATAAGGTTAATGGGTTTTATATCAATCCAACGAACTTAGAAGAAACTGCCAAGAAAATTCTTGAATTTGTTTGCAAATGCGAAGGAAATTCTAACTATTGGTTAGAAATTTCTAACCGAGCGATTGCCAGGGTTTATAGCACTTATACCTGGAAAATTCACACGACAAAACTGCTTTCTTTGGCACGAATTTACGGCTTTTGGAACTTCACTTCCAAGGAAAACCGAGAGGATATGTTGCGCTATATCGAAGCGTTATTTTACCTGATTTATAAACCGCGAGCCAAGCAAGTTTTAGAGTTGCACATGCAGCGATAAGAGCCTAATTTAGATTAGGATAATTCTGGGAGAAAATCGTACTGGCTACCAACCTAGTTCAATAGCGTTTCTGTGACCATTAATTTACAAGTAGAAAATTATGGCGATCGCTTGGATAGTTATTTGTCCCAACGATTGCCCGAACTCTCTCGTTCGCGCCTGCAAAAGTTGATCGAACAGGGAAACGTCCAGTTAAACGGTCAAATCTGTACCGCCAAAAAAACTGCGGTACGAGAGGGCGATCGCCTACAGATTACCATCCCGCCAACTCAACCGCTAGACCTGCAACCCGAAGAAATTCCTCTCGATATCCTCTACGAAGACGACTATCTAATTATCATTAACAAGCCTGCCGATCTAGTAGTGCATCCGGCACCCGGTCACGAAAACGGAACTCTCGTCAACGCGCTATTATCTCACTGTCCAAACTTAGCCGGAATTGGCGGCGTTAGCCGTCCGGGAATCGTCCACCGACTCGATAAAGATACCACGGGAGCGCTCGTTATTGCGAAAACCGAATTTGCTCACCAAAACCTGCAAGCGCAACTCAAAGCGAAAACTGCCAGAAGAGAATATTTGGGGATTGTCTACGGGGTTCCTAAAACGGAGAGTGGAATCATTAACCTTCCCATCGGCCGCCATCGGGTCGATCGCAAGAAAATGGCAGTCGTTCCCGTTGAAAAAGGAGGAAGAGAAGCGATTACCCACTGGCAAATTTTAGAAAGACTCGGCAACTATACGTTAATGCAGTTTCGCCTAGAAACGGGCCG
It includes:
- a CDS encoding sucrose synthase; translated protein: MSNLIETILNSDEKIELWQFLEELRKSEKRYLLRNDIQNAFENYCKLHEKSDGFYHTSLVSKLVYYTQEIILEEESLCLVYRPKIARHEFYRIYDGLTIEPLTIQQLLDIRDRFVNHYHPEEGDVFEIDFGPFYDYSPIVRDPKNIGRGVQFLNRFLSSQLFQNPQQGLDALFRFLSLHSYNGHTLLINGRIKNSQQLSEQVKDAISFVSELPENQPYEEFRFELQSMGFEPGWGNTAGRVKETLEILDRLIDLPDPEVMEAFLSRIPMIFRIVLVSVHGWFGQEGVLGRPDTGGQVVYVLDQARSLEQRLQEDITLAGLDSLEVQPQVMILSRLIPNSDGTRCNERLEKVHGTENAWILRVPFRDFNPNVTQNWISRFEIWPYLETFAIDAQKELYAELRGKPDLIIGNYSDGNLVAFLLARRLNVTQFNVAHALEKSKYLFSNLYWQDLENTYHFSLQFTADLIAMNAANCIISSTYQEIVGRPDSVGQYESYETFTMPDLFHVVKGIELFSPKFNVVPPGVNENVYFPYTRTEDRVPSKSEQLEDLLFTREEPTQVFGKLDDPNKRPIFSMARLDRIKNLTGLAEAFGLSEELQEHCNLILVAGKLSVSESTDSEEREEIEKLYRLIDQYNLYGKIRWLGVRLPKSDSGEIYRVIADRQGIFVQPALFEAFGLTILEAMISGLPTFATQFGGPLEIIQDKVNGFYINPTNLEETAKKILEFVCKCEGNSNYWLEISNRAIARVYSTYTWKIHTTKLLSLARIYGFWNFTSKENREDMLRYIEALFYLIYKPRAKQVLELHMQR
- a CDS encoding RluA family pseudouridine synthase, which encodes MNLQVENYGDRLDSYLSQRLPELSRSRLQKLIEQGNVQLNGQICTAKKTAVREGDRLQITIPPTQPLDLQPEEIPLDILYEDDYLIIINKPADLVVHPAPGHENGTLVNALLSHCPNLAGIGGVSRPGIVHRLDKDTTGALVIAKTEFAHQNLQAQLKAKTARREYLGIVYGVPKTESGIINLPIGRHRVDRKKMAVVPVEKGGREAITHWQILERLGNYTLMQFRLETGRTHQIRVHSSQMGHPIVGDPLYSSGRFGGINLSGQVLHAWKLTLNHPMSGETIEAIAPLPATFIKLLEILRKRQGTF